TGCCAGTCGCTGTTGCCCATAATCTGAAGAGATGTGATCCAGTTGTTCCACATCATTCCGGTCGGTGATCCACTTCTCTCTCAGTTTCGGCAAGCCACGTTTCACATCGATATCCGCATTCGGATCGGTATAAGGGCCACTTGTGTCGTAAATGGTTACCGGTGGATTAGGTTCTGTGGCTCCGAATCCGTTATGGATTTTGGTATCACTTAAGGTAATTTCACGCATTGCCACCTGGATATCATGGAGCTGGCCTTTTACAAAAATCTTTTTGGATGCCGGAAAAGGAGTTCGGCTGATGACTTGTTCGTCTGGCGTCTTTTCGTGTTTCATAATTTGTGATTTCTTGGTTAAGAAAATTTATGTTGGATGGATTGGTATGTTTCGATGGGTTTAACCGCCCTGGGTGGCTTTGATCACCGTGATGCGGTCGCCATGCTGGACTTCTCGTCCGGGCCAGTCGGTTTTAGGAATGATGGTCTGGTTAATGGCCACAGCAATCCCCTGAACAGGGATTTTTAAGACCTCTGCAAGCATTTGTTCTACGGAACAATTATCGTTAAGCTGGTAGTTTTTTTGATTTACAGTTATTTCCATATTTTGAAAAATTGGAAAAACTATAGGCATGACCTTTTTACAGGCATGAAAAGACGGCAACTTAAGTTGCTTCTACTTTTCCCTTCGGCAGTACTAACTGCATCAGGTTCAAAGGGTATTTCTCAGCGCAAGGCACCCCTAAAGTTTTTTTGTAAAACTAGATTATTTTTTTGAAAAAAAGAAACCCCGGTTTTCGGGGTTTCTTTTCATTGTCATTTTTTAGTTTTCCAGTTAGGATAAAACGATCATGATGTTATTCTGATGTTGTCTCCTGGTTTGAAAGATCGTCCTGGTTTTTCGGTCTGAATCTAATTGCCGCATAATGCCAGCTGACATCCCAGGGTAGATTGAATTTTCCATTGCTAACTGTCGCATTTACGATTACCGCGGGGTTAAATTCTTTATGATTAACCGGGACGGTTAGATTTCCCTGATTGCGATAATAGTGTAATGCCAGACCGGTAACACAGATGCATCCGTCCGGGATCTCTATTTTCCATTCCCTGGAAGGTACCATTTTTTGTGCATTGGAAATTTGCAACGCTTCCAGACGTATTTGTTGTTGGTAACAGGTTTCGATAGAAAGAAGGTAGATACTTAATTCCACACTGCAGATGTTGCTGTGCGGTGGAAATTTGAAATCGGACGGGATTTCAAAATCAGGAATTCGGATCTGGAGCTCCTGCCCGACCAGTTGTACGGAAGGTTCCACCCATAAGCTATCCTTCAATGGTGATTTGGTGTTAAAATCAAAACCATTTAATCTTCTGAAACTATCCGGTTTAAATTCGTAACTTTCCGTTTCAGGCTGGTAGCATTGTTTAAAGATTGCGAAGTTTTCTTTATTCAGGCGGTTCACCATTCCTCCGTCGTAACGGTCTTCAATCAGGAAGCCGAAGCTCTGACGGAGACAATTAGAGAACCTGCTCGCTTTGCCAAATACAAGTGCTGCCTTTTTTGTTTCTTTAGTTTGTTTTACGCCACCCTTTCCAGGTTTTGTCTGCACAATCTGTTCTTTTCTGTGTTTTTTGAATGTGAGGTTTCCTATTGCACCAATAAGAAATTTTCCTTTTAATCTTGCCATATTTATTTGAGTTTATTTAATTTGAAGTTAAGTATAATTCGGGACGCGTCCAAGTTACCTTCGTAATGAATCCACTGCTTGTCCAGGCCAGGTACACGGCTGGTTCAGGTTTTTCCGAAAAAAACGTGGACTCACTGTGGACTCAGTGTGGACTTACTGTGGACTCAGTCCGGCGTCATATCGGGCTGAATACGGAGGATAACCTATGGATTATGGGGTAAAAAAAGGAAAGGACCGGGAAGGGTTTTTGGAAGAAACGATCTGTTTTCAGATTAAAACAAAGTACTTATTATTGATAATTAATCTTCTTATGATTAATTTAATTGGCGAATAATGACTTTATTCCAACAAATTTAGTTTCATTTTCGATTTAGGGTCTGTACCATAAAGACTTAGCGCCTGTATCATAAAAAAGTACTTCTGTAAGCCTGGTTTGAACCGTCTTGATCGAAAGCAGTTTCTGTTGCAAATTTAGTAATAGAAATATTTGTTTTTGCCCGGGATTTTGTGTTCCGTATTTCCGGGGGTAAATTCATCCATCCTGAGTATCTTTTTAAAAGGATAGCTGAAATTCAGGTACTCATCTTCTGGAGGTGTCCTGCCTTCATCACAATCTCCATACGTATACGCTACATTGACCTTTTTGGTGGAAAAATTGATGTCGTATTGAAAATCATACTCGCAGGTATCAAAATCATTGTAGGTCGCGCCAATCAGGAACCAGTCTCCGTTTTGATAGCGGAAAATGTTTTTATACTTATGAGAATGTCTGGAATTGGAATTGAAAGTTTGTTCAACGATCAAAGTATTATTTTTAATGCTAATGGTCAGGTCCGGAACTTCTTCAAAGATACGGCCATAACGCTGGTACTCCCAGATCACAGAATGATTTTCCTTCCAGAGCCTGATGGTCCCATTTTGCCTTTTGCAGATATACAATACCCGGTAAAAGCCATTTTCTCCACTTTTGCGGTTGGTGTTGTAGATGTAGACGATCTCATTAATCCCATCCTTATCCAGGTCCCCTTCGGCCTTCGTTACCTGTTTAAAGCCGGCAGGAGGGCGGAACTCTTTCCGTTCTTGTCCGTATCCGTTTAAACAAAAAAATAGCAGGAGGATGAGGATGTTTTTCATTGGAACATTATTGTTGATGTTCCACAAACATAATATCTCCTGCTATAATTACACAAGTTATTTGCTGATTGTCTTGTTTTAACTGTTTTTCGTTAACCGGAACTTCTTTTTTGCTAAAAATACGGACCGGTTTACTTTGGTAATTCAGGTGAACGCTCTTTCCAGGATTCTCCGGAAATGGCTTCCATAAAAGAAATCACCGCATCTTTTTCCATTTTGCTCAACATCAGGCCACGGAGTAATTTGTCATTTTTGGGATAGAGCGGATCATTTTCCTGTCCGGGTCTGCGTTTTTGATTTGGCATGCCCACATTGTACATGTTCATTACCCCATCCATATTGCCAAACAGGCCATTATGAAACCAGGGCGCCGTACGCATCACGTTGCGTAATCCGGGAGTTCTGAACTTTCCTACATCTTCCGGTTTTTTGCTGATGTTGTACAGGCCGAGATCTTCGTATTTACGGCCATAATAGGTCAGGCCCAGATTGTGAAATTCACCATCAGTAAATAAGGGGCCATTGTGGCAATTGACACAGCGGGCTTTGGTACGGAACAGGTGTAATCCCAGAATCTGCTGATCGGTCATTCTTTTCTTATTGCCTTCCAGGAAGTAATCAAAGTCCGATTTCCTGCTTACAATTGTCCGCTGATAGGTGGCAAGGGCAGAAAGGATTCTTTCCTCTGTGATTTTTTTATCGCCAAAGGCAGCATTAAACAAAGGCTGGTAGCCTTTGATCTTTTGCAGTTTGGAAGGGAGCTTCTTCAAATCCTGGTGCATCTCTATCGGGTTGGTAATTGGATTTACGGCCTGATCTTCCAATCCTTCCGCGCGGCCATCCCAGAATAGCTTACTGACCGACCATATGTTTTCCAGGGTAGGGGTATTCCTCTTCCCTGCGGCATGATCATGACCGATGGCGACCTCACGACCGTCCGCCCAGTTTAAATCCGATGCGTGGCAGCTGGAGCAGGAAATCTGATTTGAACCGGAAAGACGGGGATCGAAGAATAAAGTTTTTCCAAGTGAAATGATGCCTTTTAATTTTCCTTTTTGCCCTTCCAGAGGAGATGGAGGAAGTACACCCAGCTCCACAAAATTCACTCCTGAATCAATATTTGGTTTTGGCCATTGATCCGGAGATTTAGAATAGACCTTGCGCAGGGAATCTATTGGGATTTCATCATCAGGAAGGAACTCATAGGACCTGAAAGAGAGAAATAACAATATGCAGAACAATCCGCTAAGGACAGAAAATACCTTTTTCATGAATTAAAAATAGAGGTTTAAGGATAGATTGGTAGAAAACCTATTGTTTCCCGGAGTAGAAATGACCGTTCTGTCGAGGGTTTTAAACTTAAGCGCATCCATATAACTGAAACCAAGCCTGATGCCGGTCTGAATTTTTTTATAGGTAGGGAAGTTGTAATCTGCAGCTACAGAGCCACCAAAGAAATTGGAAGTATAATACAGATAATCGTTATAAATGACCATTCTGGCGAATACCGTTTCATTTCCCTGTGGCACATTGAACCGATCATTTAAGCTGATGGAATAAATACCTTCTGCATGTACCCCCCAGCTTTGCTCTCCCTTAAGCCGTTTGTTAAAGCCAATTCCTGCGTTCACTTTTAAACGGTTATAGCCAAGGAGGTTTCCGGTGAGGCCATCCTGCCGTTCTTCCCCATCCTTGGTCAGCCCTAAAATATAGTTATAACTGGTTTTGCCCGGACGGTTCAAAAATGCTTTTGCAGCCCATAGATTGTGGTTGTACAGGTAATTGTTGGCTTTGGCGGGATACTTAAAATCTGCTCCATCGGTATTCAGGTAATTAAAAGTAACGACCAGGTTGCTTCCCTGCATTTTCTTTTGCCACATCAAATCAAAATTATACGTCTTAAGCGTATAATCGTTCAGGTGTTCTCCGGTTTTGGCATCTTCAATCCGATTGACGAATTCCTGTTTCTCTTCGAGGTAATATCCGTTGAAACGAAGGGTTCCAAAATTGTTACCCTGATAAGAAAGGTAAGCATCGAAGCCAAATCTCGACATATCATTCCGAAAGTCTCTGCCCAGGGCTTTTTCTCCTTCTGTATTATAACCGCTGATCACATGGGTAATGAAGTCGAGGTATTCCAGGTTAGACACCTTATCTGGATTTTTATAAGCAACATTAGTGGCCTCTTCACCATATCCATATCTGATTCCCAGACCGGCCTTTAGTTGTTCGGACAACCGATACCCAAGACTTCCCTGTAAGTTGAGCTGATAATCTTTCAAGGTACCCCTGGGATCATTTGTGGAATAATGGTCGCCGATTCTATAGTCGATACCAATGGCTATCGGTAGATTATTGCCCAGCATATTCCGTTCTGCAGTGGCATTCAGCTGGTAAACCGTTCGCTGGTAATTTACATTGGCCGCCGATCCGTAGTAATACGGGCTGCTCGGATTATTTCTGGTCTGGTGTGCCCATCGGGTACTGTCTTCAGCGATTCTGTGGTAGGAAAAGGCACCCCATAATGCAATGCCGGCTAATGTTGATTTACCTTCTGTTGTCAGGTAGTTGTCCTTGATTTTGCCTGCCGACTGAAGTGGGGTATAACCACCTTTAGAAAACTGATGGCCAATGCTAAGGGTATTGAAACCATCCGGAATAGTAGAACTGAAAAATGCTTTTTTTCTGGCAAACTGGTAGGCTGCGAAGGAGGCAGAATCAGCTGCAAATATTTTATTCTTCAGACTTAGAATCGCAGTGGTATCTGCCTTTTGCGCATAAAGACAAAAGGTAGATACCTGCAATATAAACAGCATTATATATTGTTTTTTCATCAGTTATTTAAAGCCTTTTGGCTCTGCTCTATCAAAAAAATCAAAATCTTCGGAAGAATTGTTGGTGTCTTTCAGCACCCTTTTCCCATTTGTGGTTTTTTGTGTTTTTCTAATTACTGATTGAGAAGAGTAAGCACCATTAGGAGAGAATACCAGTCCGGCGTCGATATTGGCCGGTAATTTTTTAGGAAAACGGTCGCTGGCGATGTTGGATTGAATTTCTACACCATCGATTACATATTGTAGAGGAATCTGGTAATATTTTTTAGCTGTCGGGGCAGGTGTTGCCTTTGTAGGTTCATTATACTGAGGCCAGTTTCTTACTTTCTGAGTGCCGTCTACTTTAAAAATAACATAGCTATCACGTCCTTTATTGTCTAATATCAGGTCATTACCGGTATAGGAAAGCACTTCCATATTAGGAACCTGAGGGTTATCGATATCCGAGGCAAAAGGGGTTTCGCCTGGCAGGTTTCCATAATAAGCTTCAAAATCTGCTTTGCTCAGGTCTACTGTTAATTCCGGTTTTTTTACTGAAAATACTTTACCGTTATTGCCGGTGAAAGGAGATTTGTGATTTAAAGCAGTTTGGGCCAGAACAATGCTTTCTCCAGGTTGTACAGGATATTGTTTTCCCGTTCCGGGAATCATCAATAAGGTTTTTACATAGATGTAATCCCTGTTTGCATTAATGTTGGAAGGCATGTTTACTGATTTACTCCAGTCCAATTGTCCACCTGCTAAAGTATGTATCGTCGTGTTGGCTGTAGATACCCTGCCAAAGACCTGGCCAAAATACAGGCTGTCTGCATAAAGCACTACATTGGTGTTGTTATAAAATTCGATAAACTGGTCTCTGAATCCTGCACCCTCTGAGGTATTCGATCCGGCATAATAGATTTGTTTAATCACCCAGTCGCCGGATTTTCCTGCGATCAGTTTTAGCTCCAGATTTCCGCTGAAATCTGAATTGATTTGTTTTCCTTTTTCAGACGCATTAAAGGTTACCGCATCTTCCGTAGGAATACCAGTAATCCTGGAGTACTCAGCTGCAGGGATGCTTACTACGGCATCAATATCATAAGAGCCCACTGCAATGGCGGTAAAAAGTACTTTTCCATCGGTACCAACAGGAAGTTCCTGCGAAGCTTTTGTCAGGATATTGGTGATTTTAACTTTGGCGTTGGTTAAAGGTAAAGTATACCCGGAGCTGATGTCATAAGCAAGGCTTACGCCAAGATCAACAGGTTTAATATCCGGGGTTTTATCTTTTTTACAGGCCAGCAGTATACTGGATAGGCAAAGGGTAAATAGTAGTTTTTTCATGAGAAATATATTAGAGTTTTAATGATAATTCGGCGCCAAAAGTCGGACTAGGGTTAGGCATCATCAGGTTGCCTCCTGAAGTCAGATAGCTAGGCTGATAATTGAAAACGTTGTACACGTTAAAGGAGAACTTAAAACGCTTTTTGATTTCTTTGCTCAGGCTTAAATGGTAATTGGGCAGGATCCGGGGAAGGTCATCTTCCTGAAAAGCGGATTCGGGTATTACCAACAGGCTGTGTATCGGATCATTCTTGTCGAAATGGCTGATGCTGATGTATTCCAGGTCATTGTTGTAATAACCTAAGGGGATCCCGGCGCTGATTCTTCTTTTTGTTTTCCTAAGGAATTTGAAATCTGCGGTGAACTGGGCGATCAGGCTGATTTTCGGGATATGGGTTGTTGCGGTAATGCGTCCATTGCTCTCGTAAGAAGTCTGATTGCTGGGTTCATAAAGGCCTGTTTTCGGATATTCAGGGTTGGTGTTGTTTCCTGCGGCAACATCTCTTCTGGTCAGTTCAGTGGTACGGGAATTGGTTTTGAAAATCCCTCCGCTAATGTTAAAAGAGGTGGATATAGCTTCGATAGCCGGGGTACTTAACATCAGTTCCAGGCCCGTGCTTTTCGACTGCAGGGTATTGCTGAACGTAAAATAGTTGAGCTGATATTTTTTTAATCCGCTAGTGATAACGGTAGGTTTCTCTCCGGGAACAGGAGTTACCGTATATGTTGGCAGGGAAATGTTTTTCAGGTTGCTTATGGTACTGATTCCATTTTTTGCTTCTTTATGGAAAGCGCTCAGGGAGAGGTTGAAATCTTTAAGTTTCACCTGGGTGGTAAATTCAAAAGTCTGGTTCTGAGATGATTTCAGGTTTTTATTAGTAGGGTCATAACGCTCCACGTATAATAAATACAGGCTTTCGTTAACATTGCCATTGTAGCTAAGCAGGAGGGGAACCTCCATGAAAGTCGGACCTGGATATCGGTGTGCAAGACCTGGAGATTTAAATGCGATGCCGTAAGCCAGTCCCATGCGGACCTTGTCGCTGAGCTGATAGTTGACATTCGTTCTTGGTGCAACTGAGGCATATCTATTCTGTACATCCAGGCGGGCACCAGCACGCACATTGAGCTCTCTGTTTAAAACTTTTAACTTAAACATATCTTCCAGATAGGCTCCAACATCCTGTTGGGCAACTGCCAGCTTGAAATCATAGTAACGGTCTGAGCCATATCTTCCTCTGCTGAGGCTGGTTGGCAATTGTGCAGTAGTTTGAACCCTGGGCCTGTTGGGATCCGAGAGCTGTCCTTCTCCTTTATTGATGCTATAGTTATAACCAGCCCCGAAAGAGAAATAATGGATCAGTTTTCCGGTGTTAAATTCGGAGTTGAAATCAAGTCTGGCAGAAAGGCTGACCGGTCGTCCGTCTACCTGGTAAACTGAATTGTATATTCCTGTATCAAAAATACCTTCTGTGATCCCGGTACTGGTTGCATCAGAGTAAGCGATATAAGATTT
This region of Pedobacter steynii genomic DNA includes:
- a CDS encoding cytochrome-c peroxidase, which produces MKKVFSVLSGLFCILLFLSFRSYEFLPDDEIPIDSLRKVYSKSPDQWPKPNIDSGVNFVELGVLPPSPLEGQKGKLKGIISLGKTLFFDPRLSGSNQISCSSCHASDLNWADGREVAIGHDHAAGKRNTPTLENIWSVSKLFWDGRAEGLEDQAVNPITNPIEMHQDLKKLPSKLQKIKGYQPLFNAAFGDKKITEERILSALATYQRTIVSRKSDFDYFLEGNKKRMTDQQILGLHLFRTKARCVNCHNGPLFTDGEFHNLGLTYYGRKYEDLGLYNISKKPEDVGKFRTPGLRNVMRTAPWFHNGLFGNMDGVMNMYNVGMPNQKRRPGQENDPLYPKNDKLLRGLMLSKMEKDAVISFMEAISGESWKERSPELPK
- a CDS encoding DUF6850 family outer membrane beta-barrel protein, with the protein product MLFILQVSTFCLYAQKADTTAILSLKNKIFAADSASFAAYQFARKKAFFSSTIPDGFNTLSIGHQFSKGGYTPLQSAGKIKDNYLTTEGKSTLAGIALWGAFSYHRIAEDSTRWAHQTRNNPSSPYYYGSAANVNYQRTVYQLNATAERNMLGNNLPIAIGIDYRIGDHYSTNDPRGTLKDYQLNLQGSLGYRLSEQLKAGLGIRYGYGEEATNVAYKNPDKVSNLEYLDFITHVISGYNTEGEKALGRDFRNDMSRFGFDAYLSYQGNNFGTLRFNGYYLEEKQEFVNRIEDAKTGEHLNDYTLKTYNFDLMWQKKMQGSNLVVTFNYLNTDGADFKYPAKANNYLYNHNLWAAKAFLNRPGKTSYNYILGLTKDGEERQDGLTGNLLGYNRLKVNAGIGFNKRLKGEQSWGVHAEGIYSISLNDRFNVPQGNETVFARMVIYNDYLYYTSNFFGGSVAADYNFPTYKKIQTGIRLGFSYMDALKFKTLDRTVISTPGNNRFSTNLSLNLYF
- a CDS encoding TonB-dependent receptor, with the protein product MKLLYITLLMVASTATYAQNSAIITGKVYDEQQKAIELVNIKLVETNQYAVSKSDGSFSIPGAKPTGQEVTLEFSSIGFKKLSKKVNITASKLDLGIITLKTLDLSLKEISISAKRDYQGSTNSSFIIDRDMIEQIPALSINDLLNQIPNRTISPPSLQSVQNLTLRATFPERLTKDPFQLNNAFGVAIIMDGQAISNNANMQSYNPGISGLSDAHIYSPSSYGLSGAKNRQYSGDYAFGGTDLRQIPADNIESIEVIAGVPSAKYGDLTDGAIIIERQAGKSPGYLRMQIRDNATSYGLSKGFKLSDQLGSLNLGLNYVNSYADNREKLKAYKRINTNAMWTNSFGREKQLKNTFSIDYGRNLDGIKHDPDDPKSTKTRFDSWNFGIGNRFNYRLKGDFLKNIALNVKYSEGHQQTYKEEIVNKSYIAYSDATSTGITEGIFDTGIYNSVYQVDGRPVSLSARLDFNSEFNTGKLIHYFSFGAGYNYSINKGEGQLSDPNRPRVQTTAQLPTSLSRGRYGSDRYYDFKLAVAQQDVGAYLEDMFKLKVLNRELNVRAGARLDVQNRYASVAPRTNVNYQLSDKVRMGLAYGIAFKSPGLAHRYPGPTFMEVPLLLSYNGNVNESLYLLYVERYDPTNKNLKSSQNQTFEFTTQVKLKDFNLSLSAFHKEAKNGISTISNLKNISLPTYTVTPVPGEKPTVITSGLKKYQLNYFTFSNTLQSKSTGLELMLSTPAIEAISTSFNISGGIFKTNSRTTELTRRDVAAGNNTNPEYPKTGLYEPSNQTSYESNGRITATTHIPKISLIAQFTADFKFLRKTKRRISAGIPLGYYNNDLEYISISHFDKNDPIHSLLVIPESAFQEDDLPRILPNYHLSLSKEIKKRFKFSFNVYNVFNYQPSYLTSGGNLMMPNPSPTFGAELSLKL
- a CDS encoding DUF4876 domain-containing protein; translation: MKKLLFTLCLSSILLACKKDKTPDIKPVDLGVSLAYDISSGYTLPLTNAKVKITNILTKASQELPVGTDGKVLFTAIAVGSYDIDAVVSIPAAEYSRITGIPTEDAVTFNASEKGKQINSDFSGNLELKLIAGKSGDWVIKQIYYAGSNTSEGAGFRDQFIEFYNNTNVVLYADSLYFGQVFGRVSTANTTIHTLAGGQLDWSKSVNMPSNINANRDYIYVKTLLMIPGTGKQYPVQPGESIVLAQTALNHKSPFTGNNGKVFSVKKPELTVDLSKADFEAYYGNLPGETPFASDIDNPQVPNMEVLSYTGNDLILDNKGRDSYVIFKVDGTQKVRNWPQYNEPTKATPAPTAKKYYQIPLQYVIDGVEIQSNIASDRFPKKLPANIDAGLVFSPNGAYSSQSVIRKTQKTTNGKRVLKDTNNSSEDFDFFDRAEPKGFK
- the thiS gene encoding sulfur carrier protein ThiS, with amino-acid sequence MEITVNQKNYQLNDNCSVEQMLAEVLKIPVQGIAVAINQTIIPKTDWPGREVQHGDRITVIKATQGG